The following coding sequences are from one Paenibacillus sp. FSL R5-0912 window:
- a CDS encoding GNAT family N-acetyltransferase, with translation MMLKLDSRDYALALPLLSQVKINTLFAEAVLKGQTTGTVYVDNVQNPRTFYVAHDYGMSLVYGDSGNEAFNRSLYDYITNQSGDRQSPEWLQGDPAGGWSPLVESIITAHNALLNAVDPGPETADTRRMYTHTRVNFTFDPEVYHSAKEQWFRKDAVIVPMTAGQFDGQSGAVIPRYFWRDAEHFLSTGIGYTLLWEGESASNAFSAYRTADQLEIGIESAAGHRGQHFAFSVCSALIDYCLEHGLEPVWGCRQENEGSYRLAQKLGFKPSLYIPYYRLAE, from the coding sequence ATGATGCTGAAGCTGGATAGCCGTGACTATGCCCTGGCTCTGCCGCTGTTAAGCCAAGTGAAGATCAATACCCTGTTCGCAGAAGCAGTACTCAAGGGCCAGACCACCGGCACTGTTTACGTGGATAATGTGCAGAACCCCCGTACCTTTTATGTGGCTCATGACTATGGGATGTCGCTGGTCTATGGGGATTCGGGCAATGAGGCGTTTAACCGGAGCTTATATGATTATATTACCAACCAGTCAGGGGACAGGCAGTCCCCGGAATGGCTGCAGGGTGATCCGGCAGGTGGCTGGTCTCCGCTGGTGGAGTCAATAATTACAGCGCATAACGCACTGTTAAATGCGGTCGATCCCGGTCCTGAAACGGCTGATACACGGAGGATGTACACTCATACCAGAGTGAATTTCACCTTTGACCCGGAAGTCTACCACAGTGCGAAGGAGCAATGGTTCCGGAAGGATGCAGTAATTGTTCCGATGACTGCCGGGCAGTTTGACGGGCAATCAGGTGCTGTGATTCCGCGTTATTTCTGGAGAGATGCAGAGCATTTCCTAAGTACAGGCATAGGGTACACCCTGCTCTGGGAGGGGGAGAGCGCCTCTAATGCGTTCTCGGCGTACCGTACAGCGGATCAGCTTGAGATTGGGATTGAATCGGCAGCGGGCCACCGGGGGCAGCATTTTGCCTTCTCCGTATGTTCCGCACTGATTGATTACTGCCTGGAGCACGGGCTGGAGCCGGTGTGGGGCTGCCGCCAGGAGAATGAGGGTTCATATAGACTGGCTCAGAAGCTCGGCTTCAAACCGTCGTTGTACATCCCTTATTACCGCTTGGCCGAATGA
- a CDS encoding MBL fold metallo-hydrolase: protein MFKIEEVAHGVWAAIVTPGRGAVGNASIIDLGDTTVVVDTFSLPGAAKLLRETAEQLTGNPVQYIVNTHYHGDHHYGNQEFADSLIISTELTREVLTTTGPPELGEWQEGLQKQIAALQEAHSTAADTRVQAALGYEIEEKQALLEATPAIRRVTAAVTFKDTLDIHGSERSIQLFTYGGGHTCSDAMVYIADVKVLIAGDLVLNQSHPAMLHGFPEAWTGIVERIGLEMDFTRLIPGHGGVAGRESIAEMLSYLQEIQTYAAAAVRSGESAEVWIAKGIPAPFDTWEGSHIFEWNFRWLYNTYNQS from the coding sequence ATGTTCAAGATAGAGGAAGTAGCCCATGGAGTGTGGGCGGCAATTGTAACTCCGGGCCGGGGAGCGGTAGGCAATGCCTCCATTATAGATCTTGGGGATACCACAGTTGTGGTCGATACCTTCAGCCTGCCCGGGGCAGCGAAGCTCTTGCGGGAGACGGCTGAGCAGCTGACAGGGAACCCGGTCCAATACATAGTGAATACCCATTATCACGGGGATCATCATTACGGGAATCAGGAATTTGCGGATAGTCTTATCATTTCCACAGAGCTTACCCGTGAAGTGCTGACAACGACGGGTCCACCTGAGCTAGGGGAATGGCAGGAAGGGCTGCAGAAACAGATTGCAGCGCTCCAGGAGGCTCATAGTACTGCTGCGGACACCCGCGTGCAGGCGGCGCTGGGATATGAAATCGAGGAGAAGCAGGCCTTGCTGGAGGCGACACCTGCGATCCGCAGAGTAACTGCTGCTGTGACATTCAAGGATACGCTTGATATTCACGGGTCAGAGCGGTCCATACAGTTGTTCACCTATGGGGGCGGGCATACCTGCAGCGATGCCATGGTATATATTGCTGACGTGAAGGTGCTGATCGCCGGGGATCTGGTGCTAAACCAATCTCATCCGGCCATGCTGCATGGTTTCCCTGAAGCGTGGACCGGTATTGTGGAGCGGATTGGCCTGGAGATGGATTTCACCCGGCTGATCCCTGGTCATGGAGGGGTTGCCGGACGTGAGAGCATCGCAGAAATGTTAAGTTATCTCCAAGAGATTCAGACGTATGCCGCAGCAGCTGTCCGGAGCGGGGAAAGCGCGGAGGTATGGATCGCCAAGGGAATCCCGGCACCGTTTGATACATGGGAGGGTTCCCATATCTTTGAGTGGAATTTCCGCTGGCTGTACAATACATATAATCAATCCTGA
- a CDS encoding asparaginase, whose protein sequence is MIIPAPEVNFTASPFYNPSLKNVVILATGGTIAGSGEAHKTLNYEPGALPVQDLLDSVPHLERLANCAGVQVSNLCSADITSEHWLTLAAYINTLALREDVHGFVITHGTDTLDETSYFLNLVIKTDKPVIITGSMRPATAISADGPLNLYQSVALAANPDASGQGVMVVFAEGIYSGRDVQKVNTFKANAFDERDFGCLGYMRDSHAFFYTRTLKRHTTASQFDVSAMTGLPEVSVAYFHVDADPGILDYLATISKGIVIAGAGGGIYSKPWIDKVGELKNNNIPVVRCSRISSGITLKDSYIDLSANSIPCNSLVPQKARILLSLALTQTTGYDEIAAMFNEY, encoded by the coding sequence ATGATTATTCCAGCACCTGAAGTGAACTTCACAGCTTCCCCATTCTATAATCCCAGTCTCAAAAATGTAGTTATTCTGGCCACCGGCGGCACCATTGCCGGCAGCGGCGAAGCGCATAAAACCTTGAACTACGAACCCGGTGCCCTGCCCGTGCAGGATCTGCTGGATAGTGTGCCCCACCTGGAACGGCTTGCCAATTGTGCAGGCGTACAGGTCAGCAATCTGTGCAGTGCAGATATCACCAGTGAACACTGGCTTACACTGGCTGCGTACATCAATACACTCGCTCTCCGGGAGGATGTGCACGGCTTCGTAATTACCCACGGCACCGACACCCTGGATGAGACTTCCTATTTCTTGAACCTGGTGATCAAGACTGACAAACCTGTGATCATTACCGGCTCCATGCGTCCGGCTACCGCAATCAGTGCCGACGGACCGCTCAATCTGTATCAGTCCGTTGCACTGGCAGCGAATCCGGATGCGTCCGGACAAGGCGTGATGGTTGTCTTCGCTGAAGGGATCTACAGCGGGCGGGATGTTCAGAAGGTGAATACCTTCAAGGCCAATGCCTTCGATGAGCGTGATTTCGGCTGCCTGGGCTATATGCGCGACAGTCATGCCTTCTTCTATACCCGGACGCTCAAAAGACATACGACTGCTTCACAATTCGATGTATCGGCCATGACCGGATTGCCGGAAGTATCCGTAGCCTACTTCCATGTCGACGCCGATCCCGGCATCCTGGATTATCTCGCCACAATCTCCAAGGGCATTGTGATTGCCGGTGCAGGTGGAGGCATCTACAGCAAGCCGTGGATTGATAAAGTCGGCGAGCTTAAGAACAATAACATCCCTGTGGTCCGCTGCTCGCGGATCTCAAGCGGAATCACGCTCAAGGACTCCTATATTGACCTGTCCGCCAATTCCATTCCCTGCAACAGTCTGGTGCCGCAAAAAGCACGAATTCTGCTCTCCCTGGCGCTGACACAAACAACCGGCTACGACGAAATTGCCGCAATGTTCAACGAATATTAA
- a CDS encoding sensor histidine kinase — MMNIRMKLNGQMKKLKLVHQINFAFGLSMVLVLSITGVMIHFVLMDHFIGKEQEGLRTLGATLTASMQQQPAAAISAVPIEENELFPVQYATLSSGVQAIVTDQQGKVVSGTIPASGQTGAVTGIAAAEPDSLQSLWDGNDQRYLVQVNALPQGKLTLLTPVSRIKAIEQALLKRLILVFAAGAAVMFLFSLFITKKLIDPLMNLREELKKVKNRRFAEVNLVRAGGEIGSVAQTVYEMAGELHRFNRVQKQFFQNASHELKSPLMSISGYAEGIRDGIFEGEDVRRGLDIILGESGRLRDLVSEMTLLAKLDSEEDIFRAVECDLEELLSEAVERVNPQLAARKLTLKTEISGDSGLMLRADRDKLLQALLNVLSNAARYADRKIDIHGYVSKGLITLTVSDDGPGIPQELLPSLFHRFVKGKNGDSGLGLAISRAIVERCGGKITARNCPEGGAVLTFEFPSAAG; from the coding sequence ATGATGAATATACGGATGAAGCTAAACGGGCAGATGAAGAAGCTGAAGCTGGTGCATCAGATCAATTTTGCCTTTGGACTGTCTATGGTGCTTGTCTTGTCTATCACAGGCGTGATGATTCATTTTGTACTGATGGACCATTTCATCGGTAAGGAACAGGAGGGATTGCGGACGCTAGGCGCTACACTGACCGCCAGCATGCAGCAGCAGCCCGCCGCAGCAATAAGTGCAGTCCCAATTGAAGAAAATGAGTTGTTTCCGGTTCAATACGCTACGCTTTCCAGCGGAGTACAGGCGATTGTGACGGATCAGCAGGGGAAGGTGGTCTCTGGCACCATCCCTGCATCCGGGCAGACGGGGGCAGTTACCGGTATTGCTGCAGCGGAGCCGGACAGCCTACAGAGCTTATGGGACGGTAATGACCAGCGTTATCTTGTGCAGGTAAATGCGCTTCCCCAAGGTAAACTGACCTTGCTGACGCCTGTCAGCAGAATCAAAGCTATCGAACAGGCACTGCTTAAACGGTTGATTCTCGTCTTCGCCGCCGGTGCAGCCGTGATGTTCCTGTTCAGCCTGTTTATCACGAAGAAGCTGATTGATCCGCTGATGAACCTGCGTGAGGAACTCAAAAAAGTGAAAAACCGCCGGTTTGCCGAGGTGAATCTGGTCCGGGCGGGTGGGGAGATCGGTTCTGTAGCCCAGACTGTATACGAAATGGCCGGAGAATTGCACAGGTTCAACCGGGTACAGAAGCAATTCTTCCAGAATGCCTCGCATGAGCTCAAATCACCGCTGATGTCGATATCCGGTTATGCGGAGGGCATCAGGGACGGGATTTTTGAAGGTGAGGATGTCCGTAGAGGGCTGGATATTATCCTGGGCGAGAGCGGACGGCTGCGGGACCTGGTGAGCGAAATGACGCTACTGGCCAAGCTGGACAGTGAGGAGGATATATTCCGGGCGGTAGAATGCGATCTGGAAGAGCTGCTCTCAGAGGCGGTAGAACGGGTCAATCCGCAGCTGGCTGCAAGAAAGCTAACTCTCAAGACTGAAATCTCCGGAGACAGCGGGCTGATGCTGAGGGCTGACCGCGATAAGCTGCTGCAGGCACTGCTGAACGTATTATCCAATGCTGCACGTTATGCAGACAGGAAGATTGATATCCATGGTTATGTAAGCAAGGGGCTGATTACATTAACGGTTTCAGATGACGGCCCCGGCATTCCGCAGGAACTGCTGCCCAGCCTGTTTCACAGGTTCGTCAAAGGGAAAAATGGTGATTCCGGGCTGGGACTGGCCATCTCGCGCGCCATCGTGGAGCGCTGCGGCGGTAAGATTACCGCCCGGAACTGCCCGGAAGGCGGTGCCGTCCTAACCTTCGAATTTCCTTCCGCAGCGGGCTGA
- a CDS encoding response regulator transcription factor codes for MNNQTVIAVVDDDENIRNLVEAYLHKENFRTIGLGSAEEAWALWTSDPPGMWVLDIMLPGMDGYELCRRIRDEAEVPIIMISAKDDEVDKILGLELGSDDYLVKPFSPRELVARIKRQLARWERLQQPLPAAALQPPSGIELGGLLLLPEERRSFWHGSEVELTSKEFLMLKVFAGHPNRAFTREELLGYVWGDDYFGSDRAVDHLIKRIRKKIDGLPLESVWGHGYRMREGLE; via the coding sequence ATGAACAATCAGACGGTCATTGCTGTTGTGGACGATGATGAGAATATACGCAATCTGGTCGAGGCTTATTTACATAAGGAGAATTTCCGCACCATTGGTCTGGGAAGTGCCGAAGAAGCCTGGGCCCTGTGGACAAGCGATCCTCCCGGCATGTGGGTGCTCGATATCATGCTTCCGGGGATGGACGGGTATGAACTATGCAGACGCATCCGTGATGAAGCAGAGGTGCCGATCATTATGATCTCAGCCAAAGATGATGAAGTCGATAAAATACTGGGTCTTGAGCTGGGCAGCGACGATTATCTGGTCAAGCCGTTCAGTCCCCGTGAGCTGGTGGCCCGGATCAAACGGCAGCTGGCAAGGTGGGAACGCCTCCAACAGCCTCTGCCCGCAGCTGCGCTGCAGCCCCCTTCAGGCATAGAGCTGGGCGGCCTGCTGCTGCTTCCGGAAGAAAGGAGGTCCTTCTGGCACGGATCAGAGGTGGAGCTGACGAGTAAGGAGTTCCTGATGCTGAAGGTATTTGCCGGACATCCGAACCGGGCGTTTACGCGGGAAGAGCTGCTGGGTTATGTCTGGGGTGATGATTATTTCGGCAGTGACCGCGCAGTGGACCATCTGATCAAACGCATCCGCAAAAAAATAGACGGCTTACCGCTGGAATCGGTCTGGGGACACGGTTACCGGATGAGAGAAGGGCTGGAATGA
- a CDS encoding NADH:flavin oxidoreductase, whose protein sequence is MSHPQNNNHSIQALFQPYTIHQLTLPTRIVMSPMARAFSPEGVPGPDVAAYYRRRAENGVGLVITEGALIDHPSATSEPRLPKLYGEEALNGWAEVVRQVHEAGGKIFPQIVHMGMIRPNGSQPNPEALSIGPSGLDLEGNKAGEPMTTEEIADVIQAYAAAALHAKEAGFDGIELHGAHGFLIDQFLWVKTNQRTDRYGGDLVKRAQFAAQIVEAVRAAVGPDYPVAMRLSQWKMGDYTARLADTPDQLKELLNVLVNAGVDIFHCSVRHFWEPEFAGSDLSFAGWVKKLTGKTTITVGSVGMDSDPAEGEGRAHPGLEGLVERLNDNEFDLVAVGRALLGDPAWAVKIRDGRVSELQAFTPESVAALS, encoded by the coding sequence ATGAGTCATCCACAGAACAACAATCATTCCATTCAAGCCTTGTTTCAGCCTTATACGATCCATCAACTGACCTTGCCGACACGAATCGTCATGTCGCCGATGGCCCGTGCCTTCTCACCTGAAGGTGTGCCGGGGCCGGATGTAGCCGCTTATTACCGCCGCCGTGCCGAGAACGGTGTCGGTCTTGTGATAACCGAAGGAGCTCTAATAGACCATCCTTCAGCAACCAGTGAGCCCAGATTGCCTAAGCTTTATGGGGAAGAAGCATTGAACGGCTGGGCGGAAGTGGTCAGACAGGTGCATGAAGCAGGCGGCAAAATTTTCCCGCAAATCGTGCATATGGGCATGATCCGGCCGAATGGCTCCCAGCCTAATCCGGAAGCCTTGTCCATCGGTCCATCCGGACTGGATCTGGAGGGGAACAAGGCAGGAGAACCGATGACTACGGAAGAAATTGCGGATGTGATTCAAGCTTACGCGGCTGCAGCGCTTCATGCCAAAGAAGCCGGGTTCGATGGTATAGAGCTTCACGGAGCACATGGCTTTCTGATTGACCAGTTTTTGTGGGTGAAGACCAATCAGCGGACAGACCGGTACGGCGGCGATCTGGTGAAGCGCGCCCAGTTTGCTGCTCAGATAGTCGAAGCTGTACGTGCTGCGGTAGGTCCGGATTATCCGGTAGCCATGCGTCTGTCCCAGTGGAAAATGGGCGATTACACTGCCAGGCTTGCGGACACACCGGATCAGTTGAAGGAACTGCTGAATGTTCTGGTGAACGCCGGAGTAGATATCTTCCACTGCTCAGTACGCCATTTCTGGGAGCCCGAATTTGCCGGTTCCGATCTTAGCTTTGCCGGCTGGGTGAAGAAGCTGACAGGCAAGACGACCATTACGGTCGGGTCGGTTGGCATGGACAGTGATCCCGCCGAAGGGGAAGGACGGGCACATCCGGGACTGGAGGGACTTGTGGAGCGGCTGAACGACAACGAATTTGATCTGGTGGCCGTGGGACGGGCGCTGCTCGGAGATCCCGCCTGGGCGGTCAAAATCCGTGACGGACGGGTGAGTGAGCTTCAGGCGTTTACCCCTGAATCGGTAGCGGCGCTCTCCTGA
- a CDS encoding TetR/AcrR family transcriptional regulator, whose translation MPSILSPNPNDPRVIRTRQLILDSFAEQLNKMDFGAITIQDITKKATINRATFYAHFPDKYALLESFLSDAFSELVLRKIDDKATLTEETLQKLVAALCDYHESSHHCLKKYDSLALIIEENIKMRLEQLLQRLLGEANSTMDTPTLQTAATLLSWSIYGVTFRWNKEGRHEPPAALAGRLVPLINNGVSLLTADVRE comes from the coding sequence ATGCCAAGTATATTATCACCGAACCCGAACGACCCGCGTGTCATCCGGACACGCCAGTTAATTCTGGACTCATTCGCCGAGCAATTAAATAAAATGGATTTTGGTGCGATTACGATACAGGATATCACGAAAAAAGCCACCATTAACCGCGCTACCTTCTATGCTCATTTTCCTGATAAATATGCGCTGCTTGAATCCTTTTTGTCGGATGCCTTCTCGGAGCTGGTTCTCCGCAAAATAGATGACAAGGCAACCCTGACGGAGGAAACGCTCCAGAAGCTGGTTGCTGCTCTTTGCGATTATCATGAATCAAGTCATCACTGCCTGAAGAAATATGATTCGTTGGCGCTGATTATTGAAGAGAATATTAAGATGCGGCTGGAGCAATTGCTGCAAAGGCTTCTGGGCGAAGCTAACAGCACTATGGATACTCCTACACTACAAACGGCTGCAACCCTGCTAAGCTGGTCAATCTATGGGGTTACCTTCCGCTGGAATAAGGAGGGCCGGCATGAGCCCCCTGCTGCTCTTGCCGGCAGATTAGTACCATTGATCAATAATGGAGTCTCCTTGTTAACTGCCGATGTCAGAGAATAA